One stretch of Miscanthus floridulus cultivar M001 chromosome 18, ASM1932011v1, whole genome shotgun sequence DNA includes these proteins:
- the LOC136521617 gene encoding uncharacterized protein yields the protein MSNPGSSPASAHHDHEHTPLSRSCGAPTTAPTPAPWSGTTDSPPPAYRPIRLPAINAPTNTAAIVLFPVPQPLPVPPAAPPHALQVPAKRIASPDDIARFHASVHGRHFLGFVAALSASVHGRKLSDPLPSPPSPAVAALLDLISALAGLVASTPPLPHSSRYGNPAFRLWHEKLTDSASELISRIAATASSPADLAGAEVELAPYLLDSFGNATRIDYGTGHETNFAAFLYCLARLGVITEPDYPAVVLRVFAAYLDLMRTLQDTYQLEPAGSHGVWGLDDYHFLPFIFGSAQLIDHKYMKPKSIHNPDILENFSKEYMYLACVAYVKKVKKGPFVEHSPMLDDISGVANWKKVNSGLLKMYKAEVLEKVPIMQHFLFGSLIKWED from the exons ATGTCCAACCCCGGCTCGTCCCCCGCCTCCGCTCACCACGACCACGAGCACACCCCGCTCTCCCGCTCCTGCGGGGCGCCCACCACGGCGCCGACCCCGGCCCCCTGGTCGGGGACCACCGACTCCCCGCCGCCGGCGTACCGCCCCATCCGTCTCCCAGCCATCAACGCGCCCACCAACACAGCCGCCATCGTCCTCTTCCCGGTCCCGCAGCCGCTCCCCGTGCCCCCCGCCGCGCCGCCCCACGCCTTGCAGGTCCCCGCCAAGCGGATCGCCTCACCGGACGACATCGCCCGCTTCCACGCCTCAGTCCACGGCCGCCACTTCCTCGGGTTCGTCGCCGCGCTGTCCGCTTCCGTCCACGGCCGCAAGCTCTCGGATCCTCTACCGTCCCCGCCATCCCCCGCCGTCGCTGCGCTCCTCGACCTCATCTCGGCTCTCGCCGGGCTCGTCGCATCCACCCCTCCGCTTCCGCACAGCTCCCGGTACGGCAACCCTGCTTTCCGCCTCTGGCACGAGAAGCTCACCGACTCCGCCAGCGAGCTGATCTCGCGGATCGCGGCCACCGCGTCCTCCCCTGCGGACCTCGCGGGCGCCGAGGTCGAGCTCGCACCGTACCTCCTCGACTCCTTCGGCAACGCCACCCGCATCGACTACGGGACGGGGCACGAGACCAACTTCGCTGCCTTCCTCTACTGCCTCGCGAGGCTAGGCGTTATCACCGAGCCCGACTACCCGGCCGTCGTTCTGCGCGTCTTTGCAGCCTACCTCGATCTCATGCGCACGCTGCAGGACACGTACCAGCTGGAGCCTGCGGGCTCCCATGGCGTTTGGGGGCTCGACGATTACCATTTCCTGCCCTTCATATTTGGGTCTGCGCAGCTGATTGATCACAAGTACATGAAGCCCAAGTCGATTCACAACCCAGATATCTTGGAGAATTTTTCCAAGGAGTACATGTATCTGGCGTGCGTTGCATATGTGAAGAAGGTAAAGAAGGGGCCCTTTGTGGAGCATTCACCAATGTTGGATGATATCAGTGGAGTGGCCAATTGGAAGAAGGTTAACAGTGGGCTGCTCAAAATGTACAAGGCCGAGGTGCTTGAGAAAGTGCCTATCATGCAGCATTTCCTCTTTGGCTCACTTATCAAATG ggaGGACTAA
- the LOC136523676 gene encoding uncharacterized protein: MSFGDHTLTTLPLADGGGGVVSSFVGTLRPGTPGPAWAGAGGHGLSYSGSVWGGGGARCTPPRSPNVLLERNGSVANGNGHRASCDETGPKHGAGKGSSGGLNYHRCGDQFSKWEALEAHHLSR; encoded by the exons ATGTCTTTTGGAGATCACACACTGACGACACTGCCGCTG gccgacggtggcggcggcgtcgtgtCGTCGTTCGTCGGCACGCTCCGCCCCGGCACGCCAGGCCCCGCGTGGGCTGGAGCCGGAGGACACGGCCTGTCGTACAGCGGCTCCGtgtggggcggcggcggcgcgcgctgcACGCCGCCGAGGTCCCCGAACGTGCTGCTCGAGAGGAACGGCTCCGTGGCGAACGGGAACGGACACCGCGCGTCCTGCGACGAAACCGGCCCCAAGCACGGCGCCGGTAAGGGCTCCTCCGGTGGGCTCAACTACCACAGGTGCGGCGATCAGTTCAGCAAGTGGGAGGCGCTGGAGGCGCACCACCTCTCCAGGTGA
- the LOC136521619 gene encoding protein EXORDIUM-like 2 gives MGGRKKPALLICLVLTVALLGGAAPRCAALNPRMLFLVKPDPIVLRDHGGALLTGDNLTVNLLFYGRFTPAQRAIVVDFVRSLSVSAAAPRPGAGPPSVASWWRTTSLYRGGGGGAPLRLGRQILVDERMSLGRPLSLGNVTALARAAGHHRGAITAVLTAADVPVASFCVSRCGVHDHDRGGAHGRARYTYLWAGNPAQQCPGQCAWPFHRPTYGPQTPPLVPPNGDAGVDGMVISLAALLAGTVTNPYGDGYYKGDAGAGLEAATACAGIFGSGAYPGYPGKLLIDPATGASYNAVGLGGRKYLLPALWDPTTSQCKTLV, from the coding sequence ATGGGCGGGCGCAAGAAGCCAGCGCTGCTGATCTGCCTCGTCCTCACCGTCGCCCTGCTGGGCGGGGCGGCGCCGCGGTGCGCGGCGCTCAACCCGCGCATGCTGTTCCTGGTGAAGCCCGACCCGATCGTGCTGCGGGACCACGGCGGCGCGCTTCTCACGGGGGACAACCTCACCGTCAACCTGCTCTTCTACGGGCGCTTCACCCCAGCGCAGCGCGCGATCGTCGTCGACTTCGTCCGCTCCCTCTCGGTCTCGGCCGCCGCGCCTCGCCCGGGAGCGGGACCGCCGTCCGTGGCGTCGTGGTGGCGCACCACCTCCCTgtaccgcggcggcggcggcggcgcgccgcTGCGGCTCGGCAGGCAGATCCTCGTCGACGAGCGCATGTCGCTGGGCCGGCCGCTCTCGCTGGGCAACGTCACGGCGCTGGCGCGGGCCGCGGGGCACCACCGGGGCGCCATCACCGCGGTGCTCACGGCCGCCGACGTCCCCGTGGCGTCCTTCTGCGTGTCGCGGTGCGGCGTCCACGACCACGACCGCGGCGGCGCGCACGGCAGGGCGCGGTACACCTACCTGTGGGCGGGAAACCCAGCGCAGCAGTGCCCCGGCCAGTGCGCGTGGCCGTTCCACCGGCCGACGTACGGTCCCCAGACCCCGCCGCTGGTGCCGCCCAACGGCGACGCCGGCGTCGACGGCATGGTCATCAGCCTCGCCGCCCTCCTCGCCGGCACGGTCACCAACCCGTACGGGGACGGGTACTACAAGGGCGACGCCGGCGCCGGGCTGGAGGCTGCCACGGCGTGCGCCGGTATCTTCGGGAGCGGGGCCTACCCTGGCTACCCCGGGAAGCTGCTCATAGACCCGGCCACCGGCGCGAGCTACAACGCCGTCGGGCTAGGCGGGAGGAAGTACCTGCTCCCGGCATTGTGGGACCCGACGACCTCGCAGTGCAAGACACTTGTCTAG